A window from Montipora capricornis isolate CH-2021 chromosome 7, ASM3666992v2, whole genome shotgun sequence encodes these proteins:
- the LOC138058013 gene encoding uncharacterized protein, producing MFCHSCGGWRSQNHKFCPKCGVSLSSSSTSQVSSFKKFLSEKSKERQTSFKSKSKSKKMDEFVTITIGIGSASSGVFKPVRGKSLPLKVNKRASAQTVLDEALKKRRSYDRTFRNDKSYKLCFPDGSEVTTLPGTKEAFTLEKYKEDLGKSYARICLFLCPLKEASDSESEQTCWPWLDLEFESDEWLDDVDIADRFAVEISEHSSATTSTTTVCAAASRSLTSTNSNGAVACSFSGSTPVNASQSTAAITTAASTPDVTLNANQDAGQAATSDTNEVFTSVDVSECASSSECPLSGGAIQLNDENVQSQPPLDFDHGTAPIAVKDVLVHRFQVLKDLIEEFKALDIPTHHYHLNLVIVNERGEIEDGRGLGVVREVITLFWHQFFRSLSIGATEKVPSVRHDYQLEEWEAVGKVLVYGYCEIMYFPVTLSGVFMRSCLFEESTISDSFLLEAFLSYIGKDEAETLRKCTEGELDANDDEVLEVLSSYKCYKNPTKENVKLIITQLAHQELVQKPKYISNCWKPIISSLKSFPQFKTLDCMKEVYETKKPTTRKVVKLLSASPQNEAERTSFDHLKRYIKSLGEVALKAFLQFTTGSDVIAVTEITVAFNSLDGAHRSPIARTCGPVLEVPTTYQSYNELSEEFENLISNKEGHGASQWFEPFIYMLRIIQ from the exons ATGTTTTGCCACAGTTGCGGTGGGTGGAGAAGTCAAAATCATAAGTTTTGCCCGAAGTGCGGGGTTAGTTTATCGTCATCTTCGACTAGTCAAGTCtctagttttaaaaaatttctaAGCGAAAAGTCGAAAGAAAGGCAAACCTCGTTCAAGTCCAAGTCCAAGTCCAAGAAGATGGACGAATTTGTAACTATTACAATCGGGATTGGTTCTGCATCGAGCGGCGTTTTCAAGCCTGTGAGGGGCAAGTCCCTTCCCTTAAAAGTCAATAAACGTGCCTCAGCCCAGACAGTACTGGATGAAGCCTTGAAGAAACGACGTTCTTATGATCGAACTTTCAGAAATGACAAGAGTTATAAACTGTGTTTTCCTGATGGAAGCGAAGTTACCACTCTTCCCGGAACAAAAGAGGCATTTACACTGGAAAAATATAAAGAAGACCTAGGGAAGAGTTATGCACGGATTTGTTTGTTCTTATGCCCACTAAAAGAAGCTTCGGATTCTGAATCCGAACAGACTTGCTGGCCGTGGTTGGACCTGGAATTTGAAAGCGATGAATGGTTAGATGACGTAGACATCGCTGACAGATTCGCAGTTGAAATTTCTGAGCATTCGTCTGCCACAACGTCTACCACCACAGTTTGTGCCGCAGCCAGTCGATCTTTGACTTCTACCAATTCTAATGGAGCAGTCGCGTGCAGTTTTTCTG GTTCTACCCCTGTGAATGCAAGTCAAAGTACTGCAGCAATTACCACAGCTGCTAGTACTCCTGATGTTACATTAAATGCCAACCAAGATGCTGGTCAAGCTGCAACATCAGATACCAATGAAGTTTTTACCTCTGTTGATGTCAGTGAATGTGCCTCATCTAGTGAGTGCCCTTTATCTGGTGGTGCCATTCAGCTTAATGATGAAAATGTGCAGAGTCAGCCCCCTTTGGACTTTGATCATG gTACTGCACCGATAGCAGTAAAGGATGTGCTTGTACATAGATTCCAAGTTCTCAAAGACTTGATAGAGGAATTCAAAGCCTTGGACATCCCTACACATCATTATCATCTAAATCTAGTTATAGTTAATGAGCGTGGGGAGATTGAAGATGGCAGAGGTCTTGGTGTTGTGCGAGAAGTAATCacattgttttggcaccaattCTTTAGGTCTCTGTCAATTGGTGCAACAGAAAAAGTTCCCTCAGTAAGACATGACTACCAACTTGAAGAATGGGAGGCAGTAGGGAAAGTATTGGTGTATGGATATTGTGAAATTATGTATTTTCCTGTTACTCTTTCGGGTGTTTTCATGAGGAGCTGTTTGTTTGAGGAAAGCACtatttctgacagctttcttCTTGAAGCATTTTTATCATACATAGGCAAAGATGAAGCAGAAACATTAAGAAAGTGCACTGAGGGTGAGTTAGACGCTAATGATGATGAGGTACTTGAAGTATTGAGTAGCTATAAATGCTACAAAAATCCGACAAAGGAGAATGTGAAACTTATTATCACCCAACTAGCTCATCAAGAACTAGTTCAGAAGCCTAAGTATATTTCAAATTGCTGGAAACCAATTATTTCTTCTCTTAAGAGTTTTCCACAGTTTAAAACACTAGATTGTATGAAGGAAGTGTATGAGACGAAGAAGCCTACAACAAGAAAGGTTGTAAAGTTATTGTCTGCAAGCCCTCAGAATGAAGCAGAACGAACCAGTTTTGATCACTTAAAGCGCTACATTAAGTCTCTTGGTGAGGTTGCTTTAaaagcatttcttcagtttacAACAGGTAGTGATGTAATTGCAGTAACAGAAATAACTGTTGCAtttaattcacttgatggggcACATCGCAGCCCCATAGCACGCACTTGTGGGCCTGTTTTAGAAGTGCCCACAACTTATCAGTCTTATAATGAACTGTCAGaggaatttgaaaatttaatttcaaataaagagGGGCATGGGGCTTCACAATGGTTTGAGCCTTTCATCTACATGCTGAGGATAATCCAGTGA